A portion of the uncultured Draconibacterium sp. genome contains these proteins:
- a CDS encoding glycosyl hydrolase, which produces MKHFGILILLSILLAACSSRKDIEQSSSEINNYVLLKDWFVNPPSEYRSAPLWDWNDLITKEGISFQMEEFNKAGIGGVFVHPRPGLITEYISEDWHQLFDYTVQKGKELGMKVWIYDENSYPSGFAGGHVPEQMPDSYQHGTGLSVETLDAFNIEISDTIEVVLKQVGDRFEEVSNLEAEKGKQGQYYVFKRTFPAKSFWYGGKTYVDLLYKGVTKKFMDVTMQGYEKYNQKDFGTTLPGIFTDEPNLEAAMSKGTAFRWTPDLWDVFKERWGYDLRINLVALTEEVGDWKKVRHDYHETLLEMFVDRWAKPWSVYCEENNLAWTGHYWEHGWPKPTHGFDEAAFYIWHQQPGVDMLGNELTSKGQGGQFGNARAVRELLSTANQAGRNRTLSETYGGGGWDMDFKKYKQLVDWQGVLGVNFVNQHLSYYSLKGVRKFDYPPSFSYHEPWWNSYKKMGDYIGRISMAMSAGEQINSTLVLQPNTSAWMYFSRTKNHPTVDSIQHDFKYFVYLLERKHIEYDLGSEQVLKTLGSINNNNLVVGKRAYDLVVIPASMENIDRSTFDLLEKYLASGGKVLSFTDKITRVDGRISNEAKNLENKHPDLWLSARNMDEPLAGELLAKEDFSIQEEKNGGELFHQRRILNDGQLLFFVNSDRQNKSNAKVSAVGKSVVIMDLNSGKTNLVNANKVADKVIFEVSLEPVGSAMYFVSEKVEKEPDLASEKSNWKVVEKYGNTSISPETDNVLPILYLDLKTPKKEVKDAYFMDALVSLFKGNGMDLGNPWQHKIQYKQNYVDLDKFGEETGFNVYYHFQIADGVDISSLAGVKAVVERPELWSVSINGTIVEKETGQYWIEKDFPIYQIGNYLKPGQNTITLTAPRMSIFAEVMPVYIVGEFKVQPRDVGFEITKGKLSEMGSWKNDGYIFYSNKVSYTKKYNIQKGINDFKVKLNKWNGTVAEVLVNNNHVGIIAFAPEELNITQFLKDGENEVTVRIVGSLKNTFGEFFTENKKWIYGPQGWNYAPTHQPSFNKYFINDYGLFEPFELLTSQD; this is translated from the coding sequence ATGAAACACTTTGGCATCCTTATTTTACTCAGCATCTTATTAGCGGCTTGTTCGTCCAGAAAGGATATTGAACAAAGTTCATCTGAAATTAATAACTATGTTCTTTTAAAAGATTGGTTTGTAAATCCCCCCTCCGAATACCGCAGTGCACCACTTTGGGATTGGAATGACTTAATTACCAAAGAAGGTATTTCATTTCAAATGGAAGAATTTAACAAAGCCGGAATAGGAGGTGTTTTTGTTCATCCCCGTCCAGGATTAATCACCGAATATATTTCAGAAGATTGGCACCAGCTTTTTGATTATACAGTTCAAAAAGGAAAAGAGTTAGGAATGAAAGTTTGGATTTACGATGAAAATTCTTATCCATCGGGTTTTGCCGGAGGTCATGTTCCGGAACAAATGCCTGATTCTTATCAGCATGGTACAGGGTTGAGTGTTGAAACGTTGGATGCTTTTAATATTGAAATTTCGGATACTATTGAGGTAGTATTAAAACAAGTTGGAGACAGGTTTGAAGAAGTAAGCAACCTGGAAGCAGAGAAAGGGAAACAAGGACAGTACTATGTTTTTAAACGAACTTTCCCCGCAAAATCGTTTTGGTATGGTGGAAAAACATATGTTGATTTATTGTACAAAGGAGTAACCAAGAAATTTATGGATGTTACCATGCAGGGCTATGAAAAGTACAATCAGAAAGATTTTGGTACTACGCTACCCGGCATTTTTACCGACGAACCAAACCTTGAAGCGGCAATGAGCAAGGGTACTGCCTTTCGTTGGACGCCTGATTTATGGGATGTTTTTAAAGAGCGATGGGGCTACGACTTGCGTATAAACCTGGTAGCATTAACAGAGGAAGTGGGCGATTGGAAAAAAGTCCGCCACGACTATCACGAAACACTTTTGGAAATGTTTGTTGACCGCTGGGCAAAACCCTGGTCGGTTTACTGCGAAGAGAATAATTTGGCATGGACTGGTCATTATTGGGAACACGGTTGGCCAAAACCTACGCATGGATTTGATGAAGCAGCATTCTATATCTGGCATCAACAGCCCGGAGTCGATATGTTAGGGAATGAATTGACCTCAAAAGGACAGGGAGGTCAATTTGGGAATGCACGTGCCGTGCGCGAGTTGTTAAGTACAGCAAATCAGGCTGGCCGGAACAGAACCCTTAGTGAAACTTACGGAGGTGGCGGTTGGGATATGGACTTCAAAAAATACAAACAACTGGTAGACTGGCAAGGAGTGCTAGGCGTAAACTTTGTGAACCAGCATTTATCGTACTACAGTTTAAAGGGAGTACGCAAATTCGATTACCCCCCATCCTTTTCTTATCACGAGCCTTGGTGGAACAGCTATAAAAAAATGGGCGATTATATCGGACGCATAAGTATGGCCATGTCGGCAGGAGAGCAAATAAATAGCACTTTGGTGTTACAGCCCAATACTTCTGCCTGGATGTATTTTTCAAGAACAAAAAATCATCCAACCGTTGATTCAATTCAGCACGATTTTAAATATTTTGTTTATCTCCTGGAAAGAAAACACATCGAATACGATCTTGGCTCAGAACAGGTGTTGAAAACGTTAGGGAGTATAAACAATAATAACCTGGTGGTAGGAAAAAGGGCGTACGATCTGGTTGTTATACCGGCAAGTATGGAAAACATTGATCGCAGCACTTTTGATTTACTTGAAAAATATCTGGCATCTGGTGGCAAAGTTCTATCTTTTACAGATAAAATTACAAGAGTTGATGGCCGAATCAGCAATGAAGCAAAAAATCTGGAAAACAAACATCCGGATTTGTGGTTAAGTGCCAGAAATATGGATGAACCACTTGCTGGAGAATTGCTTGCTAAAGAAGATTTTTCAATTCAGGAAGAAAAAAATGGGGGAGAATTATTCCATCAGCGCCGTATCCTAAATGATGGTCAGTTGCTGTTTTTTGTGAACTCCGACCGTCAAAATAAATCAAATGCAAAGGTTTCCGCAGTGGGTAAAAGTGTGGTAATAATGGATTTGAATAGTGGAAAAACCAATTTGGTGAACGCAAACAAGGTAGCCGATAAAGTTATTTTTGAAGTGTCTCTGGAACCCGTTGGCAGTGCCATGTATTTTGTTTCCGAAAAAGTAGAAAAAGAACCTGACTTGGCGAGCGAAAAATCCAATTGGAAAGTAGTTGAAAAATACGGGAACACAAGTATCTCGCCCGAAACAGATAATGTGTTGCCCATTTTATACCTCGACCTGAAAACACCAAAAAAAGAGGTGAAAGATGCTTATTTTATGGATGCGCTTGTGTCTCTTTTCAAGGGTAATGGGATGGATCTTGGAAATCCCTGGCAGCATAAAATCCAGTATAAACAGAATTATGTTGACCTCGACAAATTTGGAGAAGAAACAGGTTTTAACGTATACTATCATTTTCAAATTGCTGATGGTGTTGATATTTCATCACTTGCTGGAGTGAAAGCGGTGGTTGAACGCCCCGAACTTTGGTCGGTTAGCATTAACGGAACTATTGTTGAAAAAGAAACTGGACAATATTGGATTGAAAAGGATTTTCCGATTTATCAAATCGGAAATTATTTAAAACCCGGACAAAATACCATTACCTTAACTGCACCCAGAATGTCGATTTTTGCAGAAGTTATGCCAGTCTATATTGTTGGAGAATTTAAGGTTCAACCTCGTGATGTTGGCTTTGAAATAACCAAGGGTAAACTTTCTGAAATGGGATCATGGAAAAATGATGGTTATATTTTTTATTCCAATAAAGTTTCATACACTAAAAAATACAATATTCAAAAAGGAATAAATGACTTCAAAGTGAAACTAAATAAATGGAATGGAACAGTTGCCGAGGTATTGGTAAACAATAACCATGTTGGAATTATAGCATTTGCACCTGAAGAATTAAACATTACTCAATTTCTAAAAGATGGCGAGAATGAAGTTACGGTAAGAATTGTGGGAAGTTTAAAAAATACTTTTGGTGAATTTTTTACTGAAAATAAAAAGTGGATTTACGGCCCGCAAGGCTGGAACTATGCACCAACTCATCAACCTTCGTTTAATAAATATTTTATAAACGATTACGGTTTGTTTGAGCCCTTTGAACTACTAACATCGCAGGATTAA
- a CDS encoding TonB-dependent receptor: MKQKKNFFSWNQSVLWVKTIKVTKTLLILMMMSMVSLASGGYLDSNTNSKSVSQQQKSVSGTVSDDTGQPLPGVTVIIKGTTNGTVTNIDGNYSIPNISEEAILVYSFVGMQSKEIAVGTQTTIDVTMTVDAIGLEEVVAIGYGTKRKSDITSAISVVDVENLKDRPSSNASRMLQGQAAGVVVKQTSGRPGEEMNVVIRGVGSLGAGSSPLYVVDGFAVGTSVGQDLNPNDIESISILKDAASTAIYGARGSNGVVLIKTKNAKKGEVSLTAIASYGFQNLPDSRRIEMMNGVEFATFLKDRFMDKIRYFEGREPALEEVPEGLRYPEQTAYSTNWLDEVLNDNAPVQNYNLTLSSGTGKIKSLVSASYLNQEGALKYTGFERFNVRANVLGEFNEHITMGLNLVGSRTEESYTNIRNRNDAAGKALWADPRFPVYNEDGTFNPYIGGEDGTFGTANPVMELKEHKRERFTNTFKTNGFVEMSFLKDFKFKSSFNASLSNERMNDFRPSTLAGTPWNKPPAQNAVLNEGYNEFINIAADQLLSYAKVVEDHSFNALIGYSAQEFTARGIAGNAVKFPNDQIRFLQEGETTSVSSTESSWSMLAYFARLDYDYQNKYLVSASYRREGSSRFGENSKWGNFPAVSLGWRVSQESFMEDVSWINDLKLRGSYGITGNNAIGEYKNSASLAPAGYIMGNQYAPGVVLNSFANKNIGWEESNQLDIGLDLSLLDNKMIFTAEVYKKITNNMLLPVSIPVITGFTSTFTNVGKVQNKGLELALDYKTKVTNDFSVHGNFNISFNRNKVLEINEDVNELWSGGFYNQRYRSVIGRPVSMFTGFKVLGMFQTDEEIANSPAQDGAVPGVYKYFDGNGNGIIDYSNDDMVEIGNPHPAFVWALTLGADYKRFDLNILFSGMQNYDMSRQIEKTTLNMDGVFNLLQAASTDRFRSAEQPGNGVIPTSNTWKWERESNSRYIMDASHMWVKTVTLGYTLPKNSGVLKETRFYINADNLFLITKYPGSNPETSDAGDLQPNRDDEAYPVPRTISIGANIKF, from the coding sequence ATGAAACAAAAGAAAAACTTTTTTTCATGGAACCAAAGTGTTCTATGGGTCAAAACAATTAAGGTAACGAAGACTTTACTTATTTTAATGATGATGAGTATGGTTTCCTTAGCTTCTGGTGGCTATTTGGATAGCAACACTAATTCAAAATCTGTTTCTCAACAACAAAAATCAGTGAGCGGAACAGTAAGCGATGACACGGGGCAACCACTACCCGGCGTAACAGTAATCATTAAAGGAACAACAAACGGGACAGTTACTAATATAGACGGTAACTATTCCATCCCGAACATCTCTGAAGAGGCTATCCTTGTTTATTCATTTGTAGGTATGCAATCGAAGGAAATTGCAGTTGGGACACAAACTACAATTGATGTAACCATGACAGTTGATGCTATTGGGCTGGAAGAGGTTGTAGCAATTGGTTATGGCACAAAAAGAAAGAGCGACATTACATCTGCAATCTCAGTGGTTGATGTTGAAAACTTGAAAGATAGACCATCCTCAAATGCATCCAGAATGTTGCAAGGACAGGCTGCGGGTGTAGTTGTTAAACAAACATCAGGAAGACCTGGAGAAGAGATGAATGTTGTAATTCGTGGAGTTGGATCATTAGGAGCAGGTAGTTCACCGCTTTATGTAGTCGATGGTTTTGCTGTTGGTACATCAGTTGGTCAGGACCTTAATCCGAATGATATCGAGAGTATTTCGATATTAAAGGATGCCGCTTCAACTGCTATCTATGGAGCAAGAGGGTCAAACGGAGTTGTATTGATTAAAACAAAAAATGCCAAAAAGGGAGAAGTGTCTTTAACAGCAATAGCAAGCTATGGTTTTCAAAACTTACCTGATAGTAGAAGGATTGAAATGATGAATGGAGTTGAGTTTGCTACATTCCTGAAAGATCGTTTCATGGATAAAATACGCTACTTCGAAGGCAGGGAGCCTGCATTGGAAGAAGTGCCGGAAGGTCTCAGATATCCTGAACAAACAGCATACTCAACAAACTGGTTAGACGAAGTCTTGAATGATAATGCACCTGTTCAAAATTATAACCTTACGCTGTCATCTGGTACCGGCAAAATAAAATCATTAGTTTCTGCTAGTTATTTAAACCAGGAAGGTGCCCTTAAATATACCGGATTCGAGCGATTTAATGTGCGTGCAAATGTGTTGGGAGAATTTAATGAACACATCACAATGGGCTTAAATTTGGTAGGTTCGCGTACCGAAGAAAGCTATACAAATATTCGAAATAGAAATGATGCAGCGGGAAAAGCATTATGGGCCGACCCAAGATTTCCTGTATACAATGAGGATGGTACATTTAACCCTTATATTGGAGGGGAGGATGGCACTTTTGGAACTGCAAATCCTGTGATGGAACTAAAAGAACATAAGCGGGAAAGATTTACCAATACTTTTAAAACCAATGGCTTTGTTGAAATGTCCTTTTTAAAGGATTTTAAATTTAAGTCATCATTTAATGCCTCATTAAGCAACGAACGCATGAATGATTTCCGACCTTCAACCCTTGCCGGTACGCCCTGGAATAAACCTCCAGCACAGAATGCAGTATTAAATGAAGGGTATAATGAATTTATTAATATTGCAGCCGATCAGCTTTTGAGTTATGCAAAAGTAGTAGAAGATCACTCTTTTAATGCGCTAATTGGGTATAGTGCACAGGAGTTTACTGCCAGAGGAATTGCTGGTAATGCCGTAAAATTTCCTAATGATCAAATTCGGTTTTTGCAAGAAGGAGAAACAACCTCTGTGTCATCGACTGAATCGAGTTGGAGCATGTTGGCTTATTTTGCCCGCTTGGACTATGATTACCAAAATAAATATTTGGTATCTGCGTCCTATCGAAGAGAAGGGAGCTCGCGTTTTGGGGAGAATAGTAAATGGGGTAATTTCCCTGCTGTTTCTCTTGGTTGGAGAGTCTCGCAAGAATCATTCATGGAAGATGTTTCGTGGATTAACGATCTTAAATTAAGGGGAAGCTACGGTATTACAGGAAATAATGCCATTGGCGAATATAAAAATTCTGCAAGTTTGGCACCAGCAGGTTATATTATGGGGAATCAATATGCTCCTGGAGTTGTTTTAAATTCATTTGCCAACAAAAATATTGGCTGGGAAGAATCAAACCAGTTAGATATTGGTTTGGATTTATCATTGCTCGATAACAAAATGATTTTTACAGCTGAGGTTTATAAAAAGATTACTAATAATATGTTGTTGCCGGTAAGTATTCCTGTGATAACAGGATTCACAAGTACTTTCACCAACGTTGGTAAAGTTCAGAATAAAGGTCTTGAATTAGCACTGGACTATAAAACAAAAGTGACAAATGATTTTAGCGTACATGGTAATTTTAATATTTCTTTCAATCGGAATAAAGTATTGGAAATTAACGAAGATGTGAATGAATTGTGGTCTGGTGGTTTCTATAACCAAAGATATCGTTCTGTAATAGGAAGGCCCGTTTCTATGTTTACTGGTTTTAAAGTTCTCGGTATGTTCCAAACCGATGAAGAGATTGCAAACTCACCAGCACAAGATGGTGCTGTGCCTGGAGTTTATAAATATTTCGACGGGAATGGCAATGGAATAATTGATTATTCAAATGATGATATGGTTGAAATTGGAAATCCTCATCCAGCTTTTGTATGGGCCTTAACCTTAGGCGCAGATTATAAGCGATTCGATTTAAATATATTGTTTAGCGGTATGCAAAATTATGATATGTCAAGACAAATTGAAAAAACTACCTTAAACATGGATGGTGTCTTCAATCTTTTGCAAGCAGCATCTACCGATCGATTTCGTTCAGCAGAGCAGCCGGGTAACGGAGTTATCCCAACATCAAATACTTGGAAGTGGGAAAGAGAGTCTAATTCGCGCTACATAATGGATGCCAGTCATATGTGGGTGAAAACAGTAACTCTTGGTTATACACTCCCTAAAAACTCTGGTGTTTTAAAAGAAACGCGTTTTTATATTAATGCCGATAATCTCTTCTTAATTACCAAATATCCAGGAAGCAATCCGGAAACAAGTGATGCAGGAGATTTGCAACCTAATCGGGATGATGAAGCCTATCCCGTGCCAAGAACAATTTCAATAGGAGCAAATATTAAATTTTAA
- a CDS encoding sulfatase-like hydrolase/transferase: MTKRYNRTLNFGIVVIGILVLFSSCSSKVETKTPQRPNIIYIYTDQQSETMMSCSGNKYLQTPAMDYIANNGIRFTRAYTTNPVCSPARVSMMTGRFPGYFYDKNGNQARENAGAMKIPEVSETVKSTTIAAFLKNAGYDIIFGGKEHLPPSLTPKALGFNDITNDERDILAIEAANHIKAEHDKPYFMIVSLINPHDICYMAIRDFAEGEQTQRLLEHGKTEVETLDKALQLPEGIDREEFFANYCPPLPPNFEPQEDEAKAINALLQRRSFRINARQHYTDEQWRMHRWAYVRLTEMVDAQIQLILDALKESGQEENTLVIFSSDHGDNDASHRMEHKTVLYEESANIPFAAMWKGHIPEGQVNTTSLVSNGLDLLPTVCDYAGIEALADPRGRSLKPLFEGKKTEWRKTLAVEGEVSRMVVDESGYKYVRYDAVGIEERLMDLNKDPYETTHFTNDESYTEILNGLQKSFDEEWFPNLKSKQDDHGEKNK, from the coding sequence ATGACTAAACGATATAATAGAACTTTGAATTTTGGAATTGTGGTAATAGGAATTTTAGTACTGTTTAGTTCATGTTCCTCAAAAGTTGAAACAAAAACACCGCAACGACCAAACATTATTTACATTTATACGGACCAGCAGAGCGAAACAATGATGAGTTGTTCGGGTAACAAATACCTTCAAACACCGGCAATGGATTATATTGCCAATAACGGTATCCGTTTTACAAGAGCGTACACTACCAATCCGGTATGTTCGCCAGCTAGAGTGAGTATGATGACTGGAAGATTTCCGGGATATTTTTACGATAAAAATGGAAATCAGGCGCGCGAAAATGCGGGAGCAATGAAAATCCCTGAGGTGAGCGAAACCGTAAAGTCAACCACGATTGCTGCATTCCTGAAAAATGCTGGTTACGATATCATATTTGGCGGGAAGGAACATTTACCTCCTTCATTAACTCCAAAAGCTTTAGGGTTTAACGATATTACAAATGATGAACGAGATATATTGGCGATAGAAGCTGCAAACCACATAAAAGCGGAACACGATAAACCGTATTTTATGATCGTGTCGCTAATAAACCCGCATGATATTTGTTACATGGCCATTCGCGATTTTGCAGAAGGAGAACAGACACAGCGTTTATTAGAACATGGCAAAACAGAAGTTGAAACCTTAGATAAAGCTTTGCAGTTGCCCGAGGGAATTGATCGCGAGGAATTTTTTGCCAATTATTGTCCACCACTTCCACCTAATTTTGAACCGCAGGAAGATGAAGCCAAAGCAATTAATGCACTTCTCCAAAGACGTTCGTTTAGGATAAATGCTCGCCAGCATTATACCGATGAACAGTGGCGCATGCACCGCTGGGCTTACGTGCGATTAACTGAAATGGTGGACGCTCAAATTCAGCTGATTTTAGATGCCTTAAAAGAAAGTGGGCAGGAGGAAAATACATTGGTTATTTTCTCGAGCGACCATGGCGATAATGATGCCTCGCACCGAATGGAGCATAAAACAGTTTTGTACGAGGAATCGGCAAACATTCCTTTTGCCGCCATGTGGAAAGGACATATCCCGGAGGGTCAAGTAAATACCACTAGCTTGGTTTCGAATGGTTTAGATCTCTTGCCAACGGTTTGCGATTATGCAGGTATTGAAGCACTGGCTGATCCAAGAGGCAGAAGTTTAAAACCATTGTTTGAAGGAAAAAAAACAGAGTGGCGTAAAACGCTTGCTGTTGAAGGGGAAGTAAGTAGAATGGTGGTTGATGAAAGCGGCTATAAATACGTTCGGTACGATGCCGTTGGAATTGAAGAGCGATTAATGGACTTAAATAAAGACCCTTACGAAACAACGCATTTTACAAACGACGAATCGTACACGGAAATTTTAAACGGATTGCAAAAGTCTTTTGATGAAGAATGGTTCCCAAATTTAAAAAGCAAACAAGATGATCATGGCGAAAAAAATAAATAA
- a CDS encoding RagB/SusD family nutrient uptake outer membrane protein: protein MKNILKVISIALGLTFVSCGDEFLEKYDPTQLAEGTFFQTEKQFEQAVNGVYDGLQEIIALQFWLTEYISDNTTLHFDPIMRGHAPNYEAIEYWQYVSNTGVITQWYNELYAGLSNINITLDKLKSADIDETAKANFEGQLRFMRAYYYFQLVQCYGDVIIVTEPIASPTEAYTYSRSTVSEVYTFIESDLSSAAAALPATQALAGQATKGAALALLGKVYLTQKKYGDAVTTLNQVKSLGYDILDNYADLWDGAHENSIESIFEVQFQADTDVGEWSGFTYSFYPRDSYGAVIPFPNTSGGGWNVPTLDIMGAYEDGDLRKDASLKEGYTSNEGEWVPVPYVTKYLQPHTILGRPGANWPVLRYADVLLMLAEAINEESGPTTEIYGYVNSLRARAGLSPLSGLDKESFRTAVFKERRIELAFENHRWYDLKRTMSPTELAVFMNAHGEVERANPTTDRGGVPFTPGDYKFEAFEALFPIPEAERLINKNLTQNDGY from the coding sequence ATGAAAAATATATTAAAAGTAATAAGCATAGCATTAGGGTTGACATTTGTGTCTTGCGGAGATGAATTTTTGGAAAAATATGATCCAACTCAACTCGCCGAGGGTACATTTTTTCAAACCGAAAAACAATTTGAACAAGCTGTTAATGGGGTGTATGATGGTCTGCAAGAGATTATTGCATTACAATTCTGGCTCACAGAATACATCTCTGATAATACAACCTTGCATTTTGATCCTATAATGAGAGGACATGCGCCAAACTATGAAGCCATTGAATATTGGCAATATGTTTCAAATACCGGGGTCATTACCCAGTGGTATAATGAGCTGTATGCTGGACTAAGCAATATTAATATCACCTTAGATAAGCTTAAAAGTGCCGACATTGATGAAACTGCAAAAGCAAATTTTGAGGGGCAGTTAAGGTTTATGCGTGCCTATTACTATTTTCAGCTTGTGCAGTGCTATGGCGATGTTATTATTGTTACCGAACCAATAGCATCTCCAACAGAGGCCTATACTTATTCGCGTTCTACGGTTTCTGAAGTTTATACATTTATTGAAAGTGATCTAAGTTCGGCTGCTGCTGCTTTGCCTGCAACACAAGCATTGGCGGGGCAGGCAACCAAAGGTGCCGCCTTGGCTTTATTGGGGAAAGTGTACCTTACTCAGAAAAAATATGGCGATGCCGTTACTACATTAAATCAGGTAAAATCTTTAGGCTACGATATCCTTGATAATTATGCCGATTTATGGGACGGTGCACACGAAAATAGTATTGAATCGATATTTGAAGTTCAATTTCAGGCTGATACCGATGTGGGCGAATGGAGTGGTTTTACCTATAGCTTTTATCCAAGAGACTCCTATGGAGCTGTTATTCCTTTTCCCAATACCAGTGGTGGTGGTTGGAATGTTCCTACTCTCGACATAATGGGAGCATACGAAGATGGCGATTTACGAAAAGACGCTTCATTAAAAGAAGGGTATACCAGTAACGAAGGGGAATGGGTTCCTGTTCCATACGTAACTAAGTACTTACAGCCGCATACAATTTTAGGTCGTCCCGGAGCAAACTGGCCGGTATTACGTTATGCCGATGTGTTGTTGATGTTGGCAGAAGCAATAAATGAAGAGTCAGGTCCCACCACCGAAATTTATGGATATGTAAATTCATTACGTGCCAGAGCGGGGCTTTCTCCTTTAAGTGGGCTCGATAAAGAGTCTTTCCGAACAGCAGTGTTCAAGGAAAGAAGAATTGAATTAGCGTTTGAAAACCATCGCTGGTACGATTTGAAACGAACCATGAGCCCAACGGAGTTGGCTGTGTTCATGAATGCACATGGTGAAGTTGAAAGGGCTAATCCAACGACTGACCGAGGGGGAGTGCCTTTTACTCCTGGTGATTATAAATTTGAAGCTTTTGAGGCATTGTTTCCAATTCCAGAAGCCGAAAGGTTAATCAATAAGAATTTGACTCAAAATGATGGTTATTAA